The Clostridia bacterium genome window below encodes:
- a CDS encoding energy transducer TonB, whose product MRKWRVVVICFLSTLALISAFVIATPKNGMAQESGRKVKTRINPSYPELARRSRISGTVKFQAVIAPSGQVRTTKLIGGHPLLVGAAEEALKRWKYEPSSEETTIVVEFNFAPS is encoded by the coding sequence ATGCGTAAGTGGAGGGTCGTCGTAATCTGCTTCCTATCCACACTCGCTCTCATTTCGGCTTTTGTCATCGCGACTCCAAAAAACGGCATGGCGCAGGAAAGTGGTCGAAAGGTAAAGACCAGGATCAATCCGAGCTACCCGGAACTGGCGCGCAGGTCCAGAATCTCCGGAACAGTCAAGTTCCAGGCTGTGATTGCACCCAGCGGCCAGGTAAGGACCACGAAGCTGATTGGCGGACATCCGCTACTCGTCGGTGCTGCCGAAGAGGCCCTGAAGAGGTGGAAGTACGAACCGTCGTCGGAAGAAACGACGATCGTGGTGGAATTCAATTTCGCCCCAAGCTAA